A genomic segment from Streptomyces sp. NBC_00237 encodes:
- the ffh gene encoding signal recognition particle protein — protein sequence MFDTLSDRLSATFKNLRGKGRLSEADIDATAREIRIALLEADVALPVVRAFIKKVKERAAGAEVSKALNPAQQVLKIVNEELVTILGGETRRLRFAKSGPTVIMLAGLQGAGKTTLAGKLGLWLKEQGHSPILVACDLQRPNAVNQLSVVAQRAGVAVYAPEPGNGVGDPVKVAKDSIEYAKNKLHDVVVVDTAGRLGIDQELMQQAADIRDAVSPDEILFVVDAMIGQDAVNTAEAFRDGVGFDGVVLSKLDGDARGGAALSIAHVTGRQIMFASNGEKLDEFDAFHPDRMASRILDMGDLLTLIEQAEKTFSQEEAAKMASKLASSKGGKDFTLDDFLAQMEQVRKMGSISKLLGMLPGMGQIKDQIANLDEKDVDRTAAIIKSMTPAERHEPTIINGSRRARIAKGSGVEVSAVKNLVERFFDARKMMSKMAQGGGMPGMPGMPGMGGGPGKQKKQVKQAKGKRKSGNPMKRKAEEQAEAERREQAAQGGGAFGLPAGQDGKDFELPDEFKKFMG from the coding sequence GTGTTCGATACCCTCTCCGATCGCCTTTCCGCGACTTTCAAGAATCTCCGGGGCAAGGGCCGCTTGTCCGAGGCGGACATCGACGCCACCGCCCGCGAGATCCGCATCGCCCTGCTGGAAGCGGACGTCGCCCTGCCCGTCGTCCGGGCCTTCATCAAGAAGGTGAAGGAGCGTGCCGCCGGAGCCGAGGTCTCGAAGGCGCTGAACCCTGCTCAGCAGGTGCTCAAGATCGTCAACGAGGAACTCGTCACCATCCTCGGCGGCGAGACCCGCCGCCTGAGGTTCGCCAAGTCCGGCCCGACCGTGATCATGCTCGCGGGTCTCCAGGGTGCTGGTAAGACGACCCTTGCCGGAAAGCTCGGCCTCTGGCTCAAGGAGCAGGGTCACTCTCCGATCCTCGTCGCCTGTGACCTTCAGCGCCCCAACGCCGTCAACCAGCTCAGCGTGGTCGCTCAGCGCGCGGGCGTGGCGGTCTACGCCCCCGAGCCCGGCAACGGCGTGGGTGACCCGGTCAAGGTCGCCAAGGACTCGATCGAGTACGCCAAGAACAAGCTCCACGACGTGGTCGTCGTCGACACCGCCGGTCGCCTCGGCATCGACCAGGAGCTGATGCAGCAGGCCGCGGACATCCGCGACGCCGTCAGCCCGGACGAGATCCTCTTCGTCGTCGACGCGATGATCGGTCAGGACGCGGTCAACACCGCGGAGGCGTTCCGCGACGGCGTCGGCTTCGACGGTGTGGTCCTGTCGAAGCTCGACGGTGACGCCCGTGGTGGTGCCGCGCTGTCGATCGCGCACGTCACCGGCCGTCAGATCATGTTCGCCTCCAACGGCGAGAAGCTGGACGAGTTCGACGCGTTCCACCCGGACCGCATGGCCTCCCGCATCCTCGACATGGGTGACCTGCTCACCCTGATCGAGCAGGCGGAGAAGACCTTCAGCCAGGAAGAGGCCGCCAAAATGGCCTCCAAGCTGGCGTCCTCCAAGGGCGGCAAGGACTTCACGCTCGACGACTTCCTGGCCCAGATGGAGCAGGTCAGGAAGATGGGTTCGATCTCCAAGCTGCTCGGCATGCTGCCGGGCATGGGGCAGATCAAGGACCAGATCGCCAACCTGGACGAGAAGGACGTCGACCGTACGGCGGCCATCATCAAGTCGATGACCCCGGCCGAGCGCCACGAGCCGACCATCATCAACGGCTCGCGCCGTGCCCGTATCGCCAAGGGTTCCGGCGTCGAGGTCAGCGCCGTGAAGAACCTGGTGGAGCGGTTCTTCGACGCCCGCAAGATGATGTCGAAGATGGCCCAGGGCGGCGGAATGCCCGGCATGCCGGGGATGCCCGGGATGGGTGGCGGTCCCGGCAAGCAGAAGAAGCAGGTCAAGCAGGCCAAGGGCAAGCGCAAGTCCGGCAACCCGATGAAGCGCAAGGCGGAGGAGCAGGCCGAGGCCGAGCGCCGCGAGCAGGCCGCGCAGGGGGGTGGCGCGTTCGGCCTTCCCGCGGGTCAGGACGGCAAGGACTTCGAGCTCCCGGACGAGTTCAAGAAGTTCATGGGCTAG
- a CDS encoding ammonium transporter, translated as MPPGITTLTLAADAPTLSAANTGFMLICSALVMLMTPGLAFFYGGMVRVKSTLNMLMMSFISLGIVTILWVLFGFSLAFGDDIGSVIGWSSDFVGLSGIGVTELWDGYTIPVYVFAVFQLMFAVLTPALISGALADRVKFTAWALFVVLWVSVVYFPVAHWVWGAGGWLFELGVIDFAGGTAVHINAGAAALGVILVIGKRIGFKKDPMRPHSLPLVMLGAGLLWFGWFGFNAGSWLGNDDGVGAVMFVNTQVATAAAMLAWLAYEKIRHGAFTTLGAASGAVAGLVAITPSGGSCSPLGAIAIGLIAGVVCAMAVGLKFKLGYDDSLDVIGVHLVGGVIGSLLVGLFATGGVQSDAKGLFYGGGFEQLGKQAVGVFAVLAYSLLVSALLAFVIDKVMGMRVEEDVEVSGIDRTEHAETAYDFTGAGGGTAPRTPVPAPPAEAGPAEGTSTGTSKKVDA; from the coding sequence TTGCCGCAGACGCTCCCACGCTGTCCGCCGCCAACACCGGCTTCATGCTCATCTGCTCCGCCCTGGTGATGCTGATGACACCGGGCCTGGCCTTCTTCTACGGAGGCATGGTCCGGGTCAAGTCCACCCTGAACATGCTGATGATGAGCTTCATCAGCCTCGGGATCGTCACGATCCTGTGGGTGCTCTTCGGCTTCAGCCTCGCCTTCGGCGACGACATCGGCTCCGTGATCGGCTGGAGCTCGGACTTCGTCGGCCTCAGCGGCATCGGCGTCACCGAACTCTGGGACGGCTACACCATCCCGGTGTACGTCTTCGCCGTCTTCCAGCTGATGTTCGCGGTCCTCACACCCGCCCTGATCAGCGGGGCGCTCGCGGACCGGGTGAAGTTCACCGCCTGGGCGCTGTTCGTCGTGCTCTGGGTGTCCGTCGTGTACTTCCCCGTCGCGCACTGGGTGTGGGGCGCGGGCGGCTGGCTCTTCGAGCTGGGCGTCATCGACTTCGCGGGCGGCACGGCCGTCCACATCAACGCGGGCGCGGCGGCACTCGGCGTGATCCTGGTGATCGGCAAGCGGATCGGCTTCAAGAAGGACCCGATGCGACCGCACAGCCTGCCGCTGGTGATGCTCGGCGCCGGCCTGCTGTGGTTCGGCTGGTTCGGTTTCAACGCCGGGTCCTGGCTGGGCAACGACGACGGCGTGGGCGCGGTCATGTTCGTCAACACCCAGGTCGCCACGGCCGCCGCGATGCTCGCCTGGCTGGCGTACGAGAAGATCCGGCACGGCGCGTTCACCACGCTGGGCGCGGCCTCGGGCGCGGTGGCCGGTCTGGTCGCCATCACCCCGTCCGGCGGCTCCTGCTCCCCGCTCGGCGCGATCGCCATCGGGCTCATCGCCGGTGTGGTCTGCGCGATGGCCGTGGGGCTCAAGTTCAAGCTGGGGTACGACGACTCGCTGGACGTCATCGGCGTCCACCTCGTCGGCGGTGTCATCGGCTCGCTGCTGGTCGGTCTCTTCGCCACCGGAGGCGTCCAGTCCGACGCCAAGGGCCTCTTCTACGGCGGCGGCTTCGAGCAGCTCGGCAAGCAGGCCGTCGGCGTCTTCGCCGTACTCGCCTACTCCCTGCTCGTCTCCGCACTGCTCGCCTTCGTCATCGACAAGGTGATGGGCATGCGCGTCGAGGAGGACGTCGAGGTCTCCGGCATCGACCGCACCGAACACGCGGAGACGGCATACGACTTCACGGGGGCGGGCGGCGGCACGGCCCCGCGCACCCCCGTCCCCGCACCCCCCGCCGAGGCCGGCCCCGCCGAGGGCACGAGCACGGGCACGAGCAAGAAGGTGGACGCATGA
- a CDS encoding P-II family nitrogen regulator, whose product MKLITAVVKPHRLDEIKEALQAFGVQGLTVTEASGYGRQRGHTEVYRGAEYTVDLVPKIRIEVLVEDEDAEQLIDVVVKAARTGKIGDGKVWSVPVETAVRVRTGERGPDAL is encoded by the coding sequence ATGAAGCTGATCACGGCGGTCGTCAAGCCGCACCGGCTCGACGAGATCAAGGAAGCCCTCCAGGCATTCGGAGTGCAGGGCCTCACCGTCACCGAGGCCAGCGGCTACGGCCGCCAGCGCGGCCACACCGAGGTCTACCGGGGCGCCGAGTACACCGTCGACCTGGTCCCGAAGATCCGCATCGAGGTACTCGTCGAGGACGAGGACGCCGAGCAGCTGATCGACGTCGTCGTCAAGGCGGCCCGCACCGGAAAGATCGGCGACGGCAAGGTGTGGAGCGTGCCGGTCGAGACGGCGGTACGGGTGCGCACCGGCGAGCGCGGACCGGACGCGCTCTGA
- a CDS encoding [protein-PII] uridylyltransferase, with translation MTNPWVARVHENDETPSSGPSGYAAARLRLLDTESRSGPSRRSGLSRITDEWVAALFDTAARESGVRGAALVAVGGYGRGELSPRSDLDLLLLHDGGDSGAVAALADRIWYPVWDLGIALDHSVRTPAEARKIAGDDLKAHLGLLDARHVAGDLGLTAGLRTAVLADWRNQAVKRLPALRELCLERAERAGELQYLLEPDLKEAHGGLRDATALRAVAASWVADAPREGLAAARRTLLDVRDALHLTTGRATDRLALQEQDQVADALGLLDADVLLRHVYEAARTLSYASEVTWREVERVLTSRSARPRLKALLGGRPAPERTPLADGVVEQDGEAVLARTARPEKDAVLVLRAAAAAAQAGLPVNLHVVRRLAKVSPPLPVPWPAEAREELVTLLGAAQAAVPVWEALEAEGLITRLLPDWERVRCRPQRNPVHTWTVDRHLVETAVRAAGMTRRVGRPDLLLVAALLHDIGKGWPGDHSVAGETIARDMAARIGFDAADVGVVAALVRHHLLLVDTATRRDLDDPATVRGVAEAVGSLSTLELLHALTEADALATGPAAWSAWRASLVADLVKRVGAVLAGEPLAEAEPGALSAEQERLTVEAHRTGGPVLTLRAREEGDAALGVELSIAVPDQPGVLPSVAGVLAMHRLTVRTAEIRSADVPVEGAEPVLLLVWRVAAAYGGLPDASRLRADLVRALDGSLDLPSRLAEREKAYAAGVRRRSVQPPPPRVTVAASASRHATVLEVRAQDAPGLLHRIGRALEGAGVRVRSAHVSTLGASAVDTVYVTGPSGAELSGGEAAQLAKVVEQALG, from the coding sequence ATGACCAACCCCTGGGTGGCGAGAGTGCACGAGAACGACGAGACCCCTTCCTCCGGACCCAGCGGCTACGCGGCGGCCCGGCTGCGACTCCTCGACACGGAGTCGCGGTCCGGGCCGTCGCGCCGTTCCGGCCTCTCCCGGATCACCGACGAGTGGGTGGCGGCGCTCTTCGACACCGCCGCCCGCGAGTCCGGGGTGCGCGGTGCGGCACTCGTGGCCGTCGGCGGCTACGGCAGGGGCGAACTCTCCCCGCGCAGCGACCTCGACCTGCTGCTGTTGCACGACGGCGGTGACAGCGGTGCGGTCGCCGCCCTCGCCGACCGGATCTGGTACCCGGTCTGGGACCTCGGCATCGCCCTCGACCACTCGGTACGCACCCCCGCAGAGGCGCGCAAGATCGCGGGCGACGACCTCAAGGCCCACCTCGGCCTGCTCGACGCCCGCCACGTCGCGGGCGACCTCGGTCTCACCGCGGGACTGCGCACCGCCGTCCTCGCCGACTGGCGCAACCAGGCCGTCAAACGCCTCCCCGCCCTGCGCGAACTGTGCCTCGAACGGGCCGAGCGGGCGGGGGAGTTGCAGTACCTCCTGGAACCCGACCTCAAGGAGGCGCACGGCGGCCTCCGCGACGCCACCGCCCTGCGCGCCGTCGCCGCCTCCTGGGTCGCCGACGCCCCGCGCGAGGGCCTCGCCGCCGCCCGCCGCACCCTCCTCGACGTACGCGACGCCCTGCACCTGACCACCGGACGCGCCACCGACCGGCTCGCCCTCCAGGAACAGGACCAGGTGGCGGACGCCCTCGGGCTGCTCGACGCGGACGTGCTGCTGCGCCATGTGTACGAGGCCGCGCGCACCCTGTCGTACGCGAGTGAGGTGACGTGGCGGGAAGTCGAGCGCGTGCTCACGTCCCGTTCCGCGCGTCCTCGCCTCAAGGCTCTCCTCGGGGGGCGTCCGGCACCGGAGCGCACGCCGCTCGCCGACGGGGTGGTCGAACAGGACGGCGAGGCGGTCCTCGCCCGCACCGCCCGGCCGGAGAAGGACGCGGTGCTGGTGCTGCGGGCCGCCGCCGCGGCCGCGCAGGCGGGGCTGCCGGTCAACCTCCATGTCGTACGACGACTGGCGAAGGTCTCGCCGCCGCTGCCGGTGCCCTGGCCCGCAGAGGCCAGGGAGGAACTCGTCACGCTGCTCGGGGCGGCACAGGCGGCGGTTCCGGTGTGGGAGGCGCTGGAGGCGGAAGGGCTGATCACCCGGCTCCTGCCGGACTGGGAGCGGGTGCGGTGCAGGCCGCAGCGCAACCCCGTGCACACCTGGACCGTGGACCGGCACCTGGTGGAGACGGCGGTCCGGGCGGCCGGGATGACACGGCGGGTGGGGCGCCCGGACCTGCTGCTTGTGGCCGCGCTGCTGCACGACATCGGCAAGGGGTGGCCGGGGGACCACTCGGTCGCGGGGGAGACGATCGCGCGGGACATGGCGGCGCGGATCGGGTTCGACGCGGCGGACGTGGGCGTCGTCGCCGCTCTCGTACGGCATCACCTGCTGCTGGTCGACACGGCGACGCGGCGCGACCTGGACGATCCGGCGACGGTGCGAGGGGTGGCGGAGGCGGTGGGGTCGCTCTCCACTCTGGAACTGCTGCACGCCCTGACGGAGGCGGACGCGCTGGCCACGGGACCTGCCGCGTGGTCGGCGTGGCGGGCGTCGCTGGTGGCCGATCTGGTGAAGCGGGTGGGGGCCGTGCTGGCGGGGGAGCCCCTGGCGGAGGCTGAGCCCGGTGCGTTGAGCGCGGAGCAGGAGCGGCTGACGGTCGAGGCGCACCGCACGGGCGGTCCGGTGCTGACGCTGCGGGCGCGGGAGGAGGGTGACGCGGCACTGGGGGTGGAGCTGTCGATCGCCGTGCCCGATCAGCCGGGGGTGCTGCCGTCGGTGGCCGGGGTGCTGGCGATGCACCGGCTGACCGTGCGGACGGCGGAGATCCGGTCGGCGGACGTACCGGTGGAGGGGGCAGAGCCGGTGCTGCTGCTGGTGTGGCGGGTGGCGGCGGCGTACGGGGGGCTGCCCGACGCTTCGCGGCTGCGGGCGGACCTGGTGCGCGCGCTGGACGGCTCACTGGACCTGCCGTCCCGGCTGGCGGAGCGGGAGAAGGCGTACGCGGCGGGGGTGCGGCGCAGGTCGGTGCAGCCTCCGCCGCCGAGGGTGACGGTGGCGGCTTCGGCGTCCCGGCACGCGACGGTGCTGGAGGTACGGGCGCAGGACGCCCCGGGGCTGCTGCACCGGATCGGGCGGGCGTTGGAGGGGGCGGGGGTGCGGGTGAGGAGTGCGCATGTGTCGACGTTGGGGGCGAGTGCGGTCGACACGGTCTATGTGACGGGGCCCTCCGGGGCGGAGCTGTCCGGTGGTGAAGCGGCTCAGCTGGCCAAGGTGGTGGAGCAAGCCTTGGGGTGA